One region of Mycolicibacterium rhodesiae NBB3 genomic DNA includes:
- a CDS encoding four-helix bundle copper-binding protein: protein MSTATKMLETYPQDLGGIDRAALASCIEACLECAQACTACADACLSEDSVQQLTTCVRTNLDCADVCAATGQVLSRHTGYDANLTRVVLEACATACRSCGDECDRHADHHEHCRICAESCRRCEQACRQLLTSLG, encoded by the coding sequence GTGAGTACCGCGACCAAGATGCTTGAAACTTATCCGCAAGACCTGGGTGGTATCGACCGCGCCGCGTTGGCGTCCTGTATAGAGGCCTGTCTGGAGTGCGCGCAAGCGTGTACCGCCTGCGCCGACGCCTGCCTCAGTGAAGACTCTGTGCAGCAGCTCACCACCTGTGTGCGCACCAACCTCGACTGTGCCGATGTGTGCGCGGCGACCGGGCAGGTGCTGTCCCGCCATACCGGTTATGACGCCAATCTGACCCGCGTGGTGCTGGAGGCGTGTGCCACGGCATGTCGCTCCTGCGGAGACGAGTGTGACCGCCACGCCGATCACCATGAGCACTGCCGCATTTGCGCGGAGTCCTGCCGGCGTTGTGAGCAAGCCTGCCGACAGCTGCTGACGTCACTGGGCTGA
- a CDS encoding metal-sensitive transcriptional regulator: MPTSATEATPAQTPPRHGYMTDKDRYLDRLKRIEGQVRGVHRMVADEQYCIDILTQVSALTRALQAVALGLLDDHLKHCVLEAAHAGGDDADAKIKEATDAINRLVRS; the protein is encoded by the coding sequence ATGCCCACATCAGCAACGGAAGCCACACCCGCGCAGACGCCGCCGCGGCATGGCTACATGACGGACAAGGACCGGTACCTGGACCGTCTCAAGCGCATCGAGGGACAGGTGCGCGGAGTGCACCGGATGGTCGCAGACGAGCAGTACTGCATCGACATCCTCACCCAAGTCAGTGCGCTGACCCGGGCACTGCAAGCGGTGGCGCTCGGTCTGCTCGACGATCACCTCAAACACTGCGTACTCGAGGCCGCGCACGCCGGGGGCGATGACGCCGACGCCAAGATCAAAGAGGCCACCGACGCCATCAATCGCCTGGTGCGCTCGTGA
- a CDS encoding prolipoprotein diacylglyceryl transferase family protein, with amino-acid sequence MLEQLPQVLVVTHWGQAEGRPIPLRITGWRRTGAADNLATRFERLATVPSLPAGSGRFGYTVSVPNLPGGDWEVRTERTGGWRTGQRPQRSVVRTRPAQLAYGPAVKVWSWPAMVLAGAALALVAQALLLARSDANVAAGVMVSVGSCLVGFAGAKAWYLVSAGKPIRRFLTGGVCIQGFLLAALTTLAIGGALTGIGAGELLDATTPGLFLGMAVGRPGCFFTGCCAGRPTASRWGLWSSDRTIAARRIPVQLWEAAAALVIGLTSLAVLLLGGLPIAGSVFVAAIATYTGVRQLLFPLRADPHTRRGRHITLAVCVVLLVADLALVAAAG; translated from the coding sequence GTGTTGGAGCAACTACCGCAAGTGCTCGTAGTCACCCACTGGGGACAGGCCGAGGGCCGGCCAATTCCCCTCCGGATCACCGGTTGGCGGCGAACCGGCGCGGCCGACAACCTGGCTACACGATTCGAGCGGCTGGCCACCGTGCCGTCGCTGCCGGCCGGTAGCGGACGCTTCGGTTACACGGTCAGCGTGCCGAACCTGCCGGGCGGTGACTGGGAAGTCCGTACCGAGCGGACCGGCGGGTGGCGGACTGGACAGCGCCCGCAGCGCTCCGTGGTGCGCACTCGACCCGCACAACTGGCCTACGGCCCCGCCGTGAAGGTGTGGTCATGGCCGGCAATGGTGTTGGCAGGCGCTGCACTGGCCCTCGTGGCACAGGCGCTGCTTCTCGCGCGCAGCGACGCCAACGTGGCCGCGGGCGTGATGGTCTCGGTCGGCAGCTGTCTGGTCGGATTCGCCGGGGCCAAGGCGTGGTATCTGGTCTCGGCGGGCAAGCCGATACGCCGATTCCTCACCGGAGGTGTCTGCATTCAGGGCTTTCTGCTCGCCGCATTGACCACGCTGGCGATCGGCGGCGCCCTGACCGGCATCGGTGCCGGAGAACTGCTGGACGCCACCACACCGGGTTTGTTCTTAGGGATGGCCGTGGGTCGGCCGGGTTGCTTTTTCACCGGCTGTTGTGCGGGCCGGCCAACTGCGTCGCGGTGGGGCCTGTGGTCGTCGGATCGAACGATTGCGGCACGGCGGATCCCGGTGCAGCTGTGGGAGGCTGCCGCCGCGCTGGTGATCGGCCTGACGAGCTTAGCCGTCCTTCTTCTCGGCGGATTACCCATCGCAGGCTCGGTATTCGTCGCCGCAATCGCCACTTACACCGGTGTTCGACAGCTGCTGTTTCCGCTGCGCGCCGATCCGCACACCCGCCGTGGCCGCCACATCACGTTGGCCGTCTGCGTCGTGCTCCTTGTCGCAGACCTGGCCCTCGTCGCGGCCGCCGGGTAG
- a CDS encoding rhodanese-like domain-containing protein has protein sequence MSLRLRTRRHVATVGVVLALVGCSSPADTTSSSAAPPPAGQTDTAAREPRSVGPQQFAEAIAAPDRVTINVHVPYEGDIAGTDLSIPFDQIEAQLNRLPTVRSAPLAVYCRTGRMSTIAATTLANLGYHDVVELAGGMQAWQQSGRALVWR, from the coding sequence ATGTCGTTGCGCCTGAGAACCCGCCGCCACGTCGCCACCGTCGGTGTGGTGCTGGCACTGGTTGGGTGCAGTTCTCCCGCCGACACAACGAGTTCGTCGGCGGCACCGCCACCTGCAGGACAGACCGATACCGCGGCCCGTGAGCCGCGTTCGGTGGGACCTCAGCAGTTCGCCGAAGCTATCGCCGCACCAGATCGGGTCACGATCAATGTGCATGTGCCCTATGAAGGCGACATTGCCGGCACGGATCTCAGCATTCCGTTCGACCAAATCGAGGCGCAGCTCAACAGGTTGCCGACCGTGCGCAGCGCTCCACTGGCGGTTTACTGCCGTACCGGCCGGATGAGCACTATCGCCGCCACGACTCTGGCCAACCTGGGGTATCACGACGTGGTGGAGTTAGCGGGCGGAATGCAGGCCTGGCAGCAAAGCGGCCGCGCCCTGGTGTGGCGCTGA